The Butyrivibrio fibrisolvens genome window below encodes:
- a CDS encoding DeoR/GlpR family DNA-binding transcription regulator, protein MRLSMNNKNELTGITRRAQIYELLKETLTVNVKELAARYGVSDMTIRRDLHIMEDQGILISHYGGATLRHPSSSVYDFDIRKEKFYSAKVAIARRACEHIKENDVIYLDQSTTVLLMTRFLPALHHTVVTSSLSVMHECAHNPYVNLYIAPGKYNETTGGAMDIDTMTYLSTFHFNTAFLGTGFIDTKYGVTSTEMDSSIKQLIMKNSENNILLVDHSKFGKHVMKKFGNIRDFNTIITDSGISANDEKKILSENVTLNICDIKSGI, encoded by the coding sequence ATGAGGTTATCTATGAATAACAAAAATGAACTTACAGGCATAACACGAAGAGCCCAGATCTATGAATTATTAAAAGAAACATTAACAGTAAATGTCAAAGAATTAGCTGCCAGATATGGAGTGTCCGATATGACTATAAGAAGAGACCTTCATATCATGGAAGACCAGGGAATACTAATCTCGCATTATGGGGGAGCTACACTCCGCCACCCTTCTTCCTCGGTATATGATTTCGATATTCGAAAAGAAAAGTTCTACTCTGCCAAGGTTGCTATTGCTCGCCGTGCTTGTGAACATATAAAAGAAAATGATGTGATCTACCTGGATCAAAGTACAACAGTTCTACTCATGACTCGTTTTCTTCCGGCATTACATCATACAGTAGTGACAAGTTCTCTATCTGTAATGCATGAATGCGCCCACAATCCATATGTGAATCTGTACATTGCTCCAGGTAAATATAATGAAACCACCGGCGGTGCTATGGATATTGATACCATGACATACTTATCAACATTTCATTTTAATACAGCATTTTTGGGAACAGGATTCATAGATACCAAATATGGAGTTACAAGTACAGAAATGGACAGCTCTATCAAGCAGCTCATCATGAAGAATTCTGAGAATAACATCCTTTTAGTCGACCATTCCAAATTTGGAAAACATGTTATGAAAAAATTTGGGAATATCAGAGATTTTAATACTATTATTACTGATTCGGGCATTTCTGCAAACGATGAGAAAAAAATTTTAAGTGAAAATGTCACACTTAATATATGTGATATAAAAAGTGGAATTTAA